One Oncorhynchus keta strain PuntledgeMale-10-30-2019 chromosome 22, Oket_V2, whole genome shotgun sequence DNA window includes the following coding sequences:
- the LOC127910714 gene encoding uncharacterized protein LOC127910714 isoform X18, translating to MPFLNILSLRYKDNQRSVPMGQRPTLYQWVRGLPCTNGSEAYPVPMGQRPTLYQWVRGLPCTNGSEAYPVPMGQRPTLYQWVRGLYQWVRGLYQWVRGLYQWVRGLYQWIRGLYHWVRGLYQCVRGLYQWVRGRYQWVRGLYQWVRGLPCTNGSEVYPVPMGQRPTLYQWVGGLPCTNGSEVGTNGSEACTNGSEACTNGSEAYPVPMGQRSVPMVQRPVPMGQRSVPMGQRSTLYQWVRGLPCTNGSEVYPVPMGQRSVPMGQRPVPMGQRPVPMGQRSTLYQWVRGLPCTNGSEVYPVPMGRRPTLYQWVRGLPCTNGSEAYPVPMGQRPTLYQWVRGLYQWVRGLYQWVRGLPCTNGSEACTNGSEVYPVPMGRRSTLYQWVRGLYQWVRGLYQWVRGLPCTNGSEAYPVPMGQRPTLYQWVRGLYQWVRGLPCTNGSEAYPVPMGQRPVPMGQRPTLYQWVRGLPCTNGSEAYPVPMGQRPTLYQWVRGLPCTNGSEAYPVPMGQRPTLYQWVRGLYQWVRGLPCTNGSEACTNGSEACTNGSEACTNGSEVYPVPMGQRSTLYQWVRGLPCTNGSEACTNGSEACTNGSEVYPVPMGQRPVPMGQRPVPMGQRPVPMGQRPTLYQWVRGLYQWVRGLPCTNGSEVCTNGSEACTNGSEVYPVPMGQRSTLYQWVRGLPCTNGSEVYPEPMGQRPTLYQWVRGLPCTNGSCSIDSIRKNQIVTEISHTVM from the exons ATGCCATTTCTAAACATATTATCTCTACGGTATAAAGATAATCAGAGGtctgtaccaatgggtcagaggcctaccctgtaccaatgggtcagaggcctaccctgtaccaatgggtcagaggcctaccctgtaccaatgggtcagaggcctaccctgtaccaatgggtcagaggcctaccctgtaccaatgggtcagaggcctaccctgtaccaatgggtcagaggcctaccctgtaccaatgggtcagaggcctgtaccaatgggtcagaggcctgtaccaatgggtcagaggcctgtaccaatgggtcagag gtcTGTACCAATGGATCAGAGGCCTGTACCATTGGGTCAGAGGCCTgtaccaatgtgtcagaggcctgtaccaatgggtcagaggtcggtaccaatgggtcagaggcctgtaccaatgggtcagaggtctaccctgtaccaatgggtcagaggtctaccctgtaccaatgggtcagaggcctaccctgtaccaatgggtcggaggtctaccctgtaccaatgggtcagaggtcggtaccaatgggtcagaggcctgtaccaatgggtcagaggcctgtaccaatgggtcagaggcctaccctgtaccaatgggtcagaggtcGGTACCAATGGTTCAGAGgcctgtaccaatgggtcagaggtcggtaccaatgggtcagaggtctaccctgtaccaatgggtcagaggtctaccctgtaccaatgggtcagaggtctaccctgtaccaatgggtcagaggtcggtaccaatgggtcagaggcctgtaccaatgggtcagaggcctgtaccaatgggtcagaggtctaccctgtaccaatgggtcagaggtctaccctgtaccaatgggtcggaggtctaccctgtaccaatgggtcggag gcctaccctgtaccaatgggtcagaggcctaccctgtaccaatgggtcagag gcctaccctgtaccaatgggtcagaggcctaccctgtaccaatgggtcagaggcctgtaccaatgggtcagaggcctgtaccaatgggtcagaggcctaccctgtaccaatgggtcagaggcctgtaccaatgggtcggaggtctaccctgtaccaatgggtcggaggtctaccctgtaccaatgggtcagaggcctgtaccaatgggtcagaggcctgtaccaatgggtcagaggtctaccctgtaccaatgggtcagaggcctaccctgtaccaatgggtcagag gcctaccctgtaccaatgggtcagaggcctgtaccaatgggtcagag gcctaccctgtaccaatgggtcagaggcctaccctgtaccaatgggtcagaggcctgtaccaatgggtcagaggcctaccctgtaccaatgggtcagaggcctaccctgtaccaatgggtcagaggcctaccctgtaccaatgggtcagaggcctaccctgtaccaatgggtcagaggcctaccctgtaccaatgggtcagaggcctaccctgtaccaatgggtcagaggcctaccctgtaccaatgggtcagaggcctgtaccaatgggtcagaggtctaccctgtaccaatgggtcagaggcctgtaccaatgggtcagaggcctgtaccaatgggtcagaggcctgtaccaatgggtcagaggtctaccctgtaccaatgggtcagaggtctaccctgtaccaatgggtcagaggtctaccctgtaccaatgggtcagaggcctgtaccaatgggtcagaggcctgtaccaatgggtcagaggtctaccctgtaccaatgggtcagaggcctgtaccaatgggtcagaggcctgtaccaatgggtcagaggcctgtaccaatgggtcagaggcctaccctgtaccaatgggtcagaggcctgtaccaatgggtcagaggtctaccctgtaccaatgggtcagaggtctgtaccaatgggtcagaggcctgtaccaatgggtcagaggtctaccctgtaccaatgggtcagaggtctaccctgtaccaatgggtcagaggtctaccctgtaccaatgggtcagaggtctaccctgaaccaatgggtcagaggcctaccctgtaccaatgggtcagaggtcTACCCTGTACCAATGGGTCTTGTTCGATTGATTCAATCAGGAAAAACCAAATAGTCACTGAAATCTCACATACAGTCATGTAG
- the LOC127910714 gene encoding uncharacterized protein LOC127910714 isoform X27, whose protein sequence is MPFLNILSLRYKDNQRSVPMGQRPTLYQWVRGLPCTNGSEAYPVPMGQRPTLYQWVRGLPCTNGSEAYPVPMGQRPTLYQWVRGLYQWVRGLYQWVRGLYQWVRGLYQWIRGLYHWVRGLYQCVRGLYQWVRGRYQWVRGLYQWVRGLPCTNGSEVYPVPMGQRPTLYQWVGGLPCTNGSEVGTNGSEACTNGSEACTNGSEAYPVPMGQRSVPMVQRPVPMGQRSVPMGQRSTLYQWVRGLPCTNGSEVYPVPMGQRSVPMGQRPVPMGQRPVPMGQRPTLYQWVRGLPCTNGSEVYPVPMGQRPTLYQWVRGLYQWVRGLYQWVRGLPCTNGSEACTNGSEVYPVPMGRRSTLYQWVRGLYQWVRGLYQWVRGLPCTNGSEAYPVPMGQRPTLYQWVRGLYQWVRGLPCTNGSEAYPVPMGQRPVPMGQRPTLYQWVRGLPCTNGSEAYPVPMGQRPTLYQWVRGLPCTNGSEAYPVPMGQRPTLYQWVRGLYQWVRGLPCTNGSEACTNGSEACTNGSEACTNGSEVYPVPMGQRSTLYQWVRGLPCTNGSEACTNGSEACTNGSEVYPVPMGQRPVPMGQRPVPMGQRPVPMGQRPTLYQWVRGLYQWVRGLPCTNGSEVCTNGSEACTNGSEVYPVPMGQRSTLYQWVRGLPCTNGSEVYPEPMGQRPTLYQWVRGLPCTNGSCSIDSIRKNQIVTEISHTVM, encoded by the exons ATGCCATTTCTAAACATATTATCTCTACGGTATAAAGATAATCAGAGGtctgtaccaatgggtcagaggcctaccctgtaccaatgggtcagaggcctaccctgtaccaatgggtcagaggcctaccctgtaccaatgggtcagaggcctaccctgtaccaatgggtcagaggcctaccctgtaccaatgggtcagaggcctaccctgtaccaatgggtcagaggcctaccctgtaccaatgggtcagaggcctgtaccaatgggtcagaggcctgtaccaatgggtcagaggcctgtaccaatgggtcagag gtcTGTACCAATGGATCAGAGGCCTGTACCATTGGGTCAGAGGCCTgtaccaatgtgtcagaggcctgtaccaatgggtcagaggtcggtaccaatgggtcagaggcctgtaccaatgggtcagaggtctaccctgtaccaatgggtcagaggtctaccctgtaccaatgggtcagaggcctaccctgtaccaatgggtcggaggtctaccctgtaccaatgggtcagaggtcggtaccaatgggtcagaggcctgtaccaatgggtcagaggcctgtaccaatgggtcagaggcctaccctgtaccaatgggtcagaggtcGGTACCAATGGTTCAGAGgcctgtaccaatgggtcagaggtcggtaccaatgggtcagaggtctaccctgtaccaatgggtcagaggtctaccctgtaccaatgggtcagaggtctaccctgtaccaatgggtcagaggtcggtaccaatgggtcagaggcctgtaccaatgggtcagaggcctgtaccaatgggtcagag gcctaccctgtaccaatgggtcagag gtctaccctgtaccaatgggtcggaggtctaccctgtaccaatgggtcagag gcctaccctgtaccaatgggtcagaggcctgtaccaatgggtcagaggcctgtaccaatgggtcagaggcctaccctgtaccaatgggtcagaggcctgtaccaatgggtcggaggtctaccctgtaccaatgggtcggaggtctaccctgtaccaatgggtcagaggcctgtaccaatgggtcagaggcctgtaccaatgggtcagaggtctaccctgtaccaatgggtcagaggcctaccctgtaccaatgggtcagag gcctaccctgtaccaatgggtcagaggcctgtaccaatgggtcagag gcctaccctgtaccaatgggtcagaggcctaccctgtaccaatgggtcagaggcctgtaccaatgggtcagaggcctaccctgtaccaatgggtcagaggcctaccctgtaccaatgggtcagaggcctaccctgtaccaatgggtcagaggcctaccctgtaccaatgggtcagaggcctaccctgtaccaatgggtcagaggcctaccctgtaccaatgggtcagaggcctaccctgtaccaatgggtcagaggcctgtaccaatgggtcagaggtctaccctgtaccaatgggtcagaggcctgtaccaatgggtcagaggcctgtaccaatgggtcagaggcctgtaccaatgggtcagaggtctaccctgtaccaatgggtcagaggtctaccctgtaccaatgggtcagaggtctaccctgtaccaatgggtcagaggcctgtaccaatgggtcagaggcctgtaccaatgggtcagaggtctaccctgtaccaatgggtcagaggcctgtaccaatgggtcagaggcctgtaccaatgggtcagaggcctgtaccaatgggtcagaggcctaccctgtaccaatgggtcagaggcctgtaccaatgggtcagaggtctaccctgtaccaatgggtcagaggtctgtaccaatgggtcagaggcctgtaccaatgggtcagaggtctaccctgtaccaatgggtcagaggtctaccctgtaccaatgggtcagaggtctaccctgtaccaatgggtcagaggtctaccctgaaccaatgggtcagaggcctaccctgtaccaatgggtcagaggtcTACCCTGTACCAATGGGTCTTGTTCGATTGATTCAATCAGGAAAAACCAAATAGTCACTGAAATCTCACATACAGTCATGTAG
- the LOC127910714 gene encoding uncharacterized protein LOC127910714 isoform X6 yields the protein MPFLNILSLRYKDNQRSVPMGQRPTLYQWVRGLPCTNGSEAYPVPMGQRPTLYQWVRGLPCTNGSEAYPVPMGQRPTLYQWVRGLYQWVRGLYQWVRGLYQWVRGLYQWIRGLYHWVRGLYQCVRGLYQWVRGRYQWVRGLYQWVRGLPCTNGSEVYPVPMGQRPTLYQWVGGLPCTNGSEVGTNGSEACTNGSEACTNGSEAYPVPMGQRSVPMVQRPVPMGQRSVPMGQRSTLYQWVRGLPCTNGSEVYPVPMGQRSVPMGQRPVPMGQRPVPMGQRSTLYQWVRGLPCTNGSEVYPVPMGRRSTLYQWVRGLPCTNGSEAYPVPMGRRSTLYQWVRGRYQWVRGLYQWVRGLYQWVRGLPCTNGSEVYPVPMGQRSTLYQWVGGLPCTNGSEVYPVPMGQRPTLYQWVRGLYQWVRGLYQWVRGLPCTNGSEACTNGSEVYPVPMGRRSTLYQWVRGLYQWVRGLYQWVRGLPCTNGSEAYPVPMGQRPTLYQWVRGLYQWVRGLPCTNGSEAYPVPMGQRPVPMGQRPTLYQWVRGLPCTNGSEAYPVPMGQRPTLYQWVRGLPCTNGSEAYPVPMGQRPTLYQWVRGLYQWVRGLPCTNGSEACTNGSEACTNGSEACTNGSEVYPVPMGQRSTLYQWVRGLPCTNGSEACTNGSEACTNGSEVYPVPMGQRPVPMGQRPVPMGQRPVPMGQRPTLYQWVRGLYQWVRGLPCTNGSEVCTNGSEACTNGSEVYPVPMGQRSTLYQWVRGLPCTNGSEVYPEPMGQRPTLYQWVRGLPCTNGSCSIDSIRKNQIVTEISHTVM from the exons ATGCCATTTCTAAACATATTATCTCTACGGTATAAAGATAATCAGAGGtctgtaccaatgggtcagaggcctaccctgtaccaatgggtcagaggcctaccctgtaccaatgggtcagaggcctaccctgtaccaatgggtcagaggcctaccctgtaccaatgggtcagaggcctaccctgtaccaatgggtcagaggcctaccctgtaccaatgggtcagaggcctaccctgtaccaatgggtcagaggcctgtaccaatgggtcagaggcctgtaccaatgggtcagaggcctgtaccaatgggtcagag gtcTGTACCAATGGATCAGAGGCCTGTACCATTGGGTCAGAGGCCTgtaccaatgtgtcagaggcctgtaccaatgggtcagaggtcggtaccaatgggtcagaggcctgtaccaatgggtcagaggtctaccctgtaccaatgggtcagaggtctaccctgtaccaatgggtcagaggcctaccctgtaccaatgggtcggaggtctaccctgtaccaatgggtcagaggtcggtaccaatgggtcagaggcctgtaccaatgggtcagaggcctgtaccaatgggtcagaggcctaccctgtaccaatgggtcagaggtcGGTACCAATGGTTCAGAGgcctgtaccaatgggtcagaggtcggtaccaatgggtcagaggtctaccctgtaccaatgggtcagaggtctaccctgtaccaatgggtcagaggtctaccctgtaccaatgggtcagaggtcggtaccaatgggtcagaggcctgtaccaatgggtcagaggcctgtaccaatgggtcagaggtctaccctgtaccaatgggtcagaggtctaccctgtaccaatgggtcggaggtctaccctgtaccaatgggtcggaggtctaccctgtaccaatgggtcagag gtctaccctgtaccaatgggtcagaggcctaccctgtaccaatgggtcggaggtctaccctgtaccaatgggtcagaggtcggtaccaatgggtcagaggcctgtaccaatgggtcagaggcctgtaccaatgggtcagaggcctaccctgtaccaatgggtcagaggtctaccctgtaccaatgggtcagaggtctaccctgtaccaatgggtcggaggtctaccctgtaccaatgggtcggaggtctaccctgtaccaatgggtcagag gcctaccctgtaccaatgggtcagaggcctgtaccaatgggtcagaggcctgtaccaatgggtcagaggcctaccctgtaccaatgggtcagaggcctgtaccaatgggtcggaggtctaccctgtaccaatgggtcggaggtctaccctgtaccaatgggtcagaggcctgtaccaatgggtcagaggcctgtaccaatgggtcagaggtctaccctgtaccaatgggtcagaggcctaccctgtaccaatgggtcagag gcctaccctgtaccaatgggtcagaggcctgtaccaatgggtcagag gcctaccctgtaccaatgggtcagaggcctaccctgtaccaatgggtcagaggcctgtaccaatgggtcagaggcctaccctgtaccaatgggtcagaggcctaccctgtaccaatgggtcagaggcctaccctgtaccaatgggtcagaggcctaccctgtaccaatgggtcagaggcctaccctgtaccaatgggtcagaggcctaccctgtaccaatgggtcagaggcctaccctgtaccaatgggtcagaggcctgtaccaatgggtcagaggtctaccctgtaccaatgggtcagaggcctgtaccaatgggtcagaggcctgtaccaatgggtcagaggcctgtaccaatgggtcagaggtctaccctgtaccaatgggtcagaggtctaccctgtaccaatgggtcagaggtctaccctgtaccaatgggtcagaggcctgtaccaatgggtcagaggcctgtaccaatgggtcagaggtctaccctgtaccaatgggtcagaggcctgtaccaatgggtcagaggcctgtaccaatgggtcagaggcctgtaccaatgggtcagaggcctaccctgtaccaatgggtcagaggcctgtaccaatgggtcagaggtctaccctgtaccaatgggtcagaggtctgtaccaatgggtcagaggcctgtaccaatgggtcagaggtctaccctgtaccaatgggtcagaggtctaccctgtaccaatgggtcagaggtctaccctgtaccaatgggtcagaggtctaccctgaaccaatgggtcagaggcctaccctgtaccaatgggtcagaggtcTACCCTGTACCAATGGGTCTTGTTCGATTGATTCAATCAGGAAAAACCAAATAGTCACTGAAATCTCACATACAGTCATGTAG
- the LOC127910714 gene encoding uncharacterized protein LOC127910714 isoform X19, which produces MPFLNILSLRYKDNQRSVPMGQRPTLYQWVRGLPCTNGSEAYPVPMGQRPTLYQWVRGLPCTNGSEAYPVPMGQRPTLYQWVRGLYQWVRGLYQWVRGLYQWVRGLYQWIRGLYHWVRGLYQCVRGLYQWVRGRYQWVRGLYQWVRGLPCTNGSEVYPVPMGQRPTLYQWVGGLPCTNGSEVGTNGSEACTNGSEACTNGSEAYPVPMGQRSVPMVQRPVPMGQRSVPMGQRSTLYQWVRGLPCTNGSEAYPVPMGRRSTLYQWVRGRYQWVRGLYQWVRGLYQWVRGLPCTNGSEVYPVPMGQRSTLYQWVGGLPCTNGSEVYPVPMGQRPTLYQWVRGLYQWVRGLYQWVRGLPCTNGSEACTNGSEVYPVPMGRRSTLYQWVRGLYQWVRGLYQWVRGLPCTNGSEAYPVPMGQRPTLYQWVRGLYQWVRGLPCTNGSEAYPVPMGQRPVPMGQRPTLYQWVRGLPCTNGSEAYPVPMGQRPTLYQWVRGLPCTNGSEAYPVPMGQRPTLYQWVRGLYQWVRGLPCTNGSEACTNGSEACTNGSEACTNGSEVYPVPMGQRSTLYQWVRGLPCTNGSEACTNGSEACTNGSEVYPVPMGQRPVPMGQRPVPMGQRPVPMGQRPTLYQWVRGLYQWVRGLPCTNGSEVCTNGSEACTNGSEVYPVPMGQRSTLYQWVRGLPCTNGSEVYPEPMGQRPTLYQWVRGLPCTNGSCSIDSIRKNQIVTEISHTVM; this is translated from the exons ATGCCATTTCTAAACATATTATCTCTACGGTATAAAGATAATCAGAGGtctgtaccaatgggtcagaggcctaccctgtaccaatgggtcagaggcctaccctgtaccaatgggtcagaggcctaccctgtaccaatgggtcagaggcctaccctgtaccaatgggtcagaggcctaccctgtaccaatgggtcagaggcctaccctgtaccaatgggtcagaggcctaccctgtaccaatgggtcagaggcctgtaccaatgggtcagaggcctgtaccaatgggtcagaggcctgtaccaatgggtcagag gtcTGTACCAATGGATCAGAGGCCTGTACCATTGGGTCAGAGGCCTgtaccaatgtgtcagaggcctgtaccaatgggtcagaggtcggtaccaatgggtcagaggcctgtaccaatgggtcagaggtctaccctgtaccaatgggtcagaggtctaccctgtaccaatgggtcagaggcctaccctgtaccaatgggtcggaggtctaccctgtaccaatgggtcagaggtcggtaccaatgggtcagaggcctgtaccaatgggtcagaggcctgtaccaatgggtcagaggcctaccctgtaccaatgggtcagaggtcGGTACCAATGGTTCAGAGgcctgtaccaatgggtcagaggtcggtaccaatgggtcagaggtctaccctgtaccaatgggtcagag gtctaccctgtaccaatgggtcagaggcctaccctgtaccaatgggtcggaggtctaccctgtaccaatgggtcagaggtcggtaccaatgggtcagaggcctgtaccaatgggtcagaggcctgtaccaatgggtcagaggcctaccctgtaccaatgggtcagaggtctaccctgtaccaatgggtcagaggtctaccctgtaccaatgggtcggaggtctaccctgtaccaatgggtcggaggtctaccctgtaccaatgggtcagag gcctaccctgtaccaatgggtcagaggcctgtaccaatgggtcagaggcctgtaccaatgggtcagaggcctaccctgtaccaatgggtcagaggcctgtaccaatgggtcggaggtctaccctgtaccaatgggtcggaggtctaccctgtaccaatgggtcagaggcctgtaccaatgggtcagaggcctgtaccaatgggtcagaggtctaccctgtaccaatgggtcagaggcctaccctgtaccaatgggtcagag gcctaccctgtaccaatgggtcagaggcctgtaccaatgggtcagag gcctaccctgtaccaatgggtcagaggcctaccctgtaccaatgggtcagaggcctgtaccaatgggtcagaggcctaccctgtaccaatgggtcagaggcctaccctgtaccaatgggtcagaggcctaccctgtaccaatgggtcagaggcctaccctgtaccaatgggtcagaggcctaccctgtaccaatgggtcagaggcctaccctgtaccaatgggtcagaggcctaccctgtaccaatgggtcagaggcctgtaccaatgggtcagaggtctaccctgtaccaatgggtcagaggcctgtaccaatgggtcagaggcctgtaccaatgggtcagaggcctgtaccaatgggtcagaggtctaccctgtaccaatgggtcagaggtctaccctgtaccaatgggtcagaggtctaccctgtaccaatgggtcagaggcctgtaccaatgggtcagaggcctgtaccaatgggtcagaggtctaccctgtaccaatgggtcagaggcctgtaccaatgggtcagaggcctgtaccaatgggtcagaggcctgtaccaatgggtcagaggcctaccctgtaccaatgggtcagaggcctgtaccaatgggtcagaggtctaccctgtaccaatgggtcagaggtctgtaccaatgggtcagaggcctgtaccaatgggtcagaggtctaccctgtaccaatgggtcagaggtctaccctgtaccaatgggtcagaggtctaccctgtaccaatgggtcagaggtctaccctgaaccaatgggtcagaggcctaccctgtaccaatgggtcagaggtcTACCCTGTACCAATGGGTCTTGTTCGATTGATTCAATCAGGAAAAACCAAATAGTCACTGAAATCTCACATACAGTCATGTAG